One stretch of Chaetodon auriga isolate fChaAug3 chromosome 18, fChaAug3.hap1, whole genome shotgun sequence DNA includes these proteins:
- the rnaseh1 gene encoding ribonuclease H1 isoform X2 has product MAKGKFFYAVRKGFKPGVYTSWDECKSQVDKFPSASFKKFASEKDAWAFIRGVELSAPPEKNEVAQNVEQAVTLLPKRGPEPLEYIPLGKKRCHSDEKAESRPKRVKQSESSSSESTDGFTYMGDAVVVYTDGCCSANGKRGARAGIGVYWGHNHPLNVAERLQGRQTNQRAEIQAACKALEQAKQHSIKKLVLYTDSKFTINGVTSWVKNWKLNNWRLKSGGPVINKEDFVKLDRLNAELEVVWMHIPGHAGYKGNEEADRLSRQGAVKPLEEQHEDEDDYD; this is encoded by the exons ATGGCGAAGGGGAAGTTTTTCTACGCAGTAAGGAAGGGCTTCAAACCAGGAGTGTACACATCATG GGATGAATGTAAGAGCCAGGTGGACAAATTTCCATCTGCTTCTTTCAAGAAGTTTGCGTCAGAGAAAGACGCCTGGGCGTTCATCAGAGGAGTCGAACTTTCGGCACCGCCAGAGAAGAACGAAG TGGCTCAAAATGTGGAGCAGGCTGTTACTTTGCTTCCCAAACGAGGCCCGGAGCCTCTGGAGTACATCCCTCTTGGCAAGAAGAGATGTCACTCAGACGAGAAGGCGGAATCTCGTCCCAAACGAGTCAAACAGTCAGAAAGTTCGTCTTCAGAAAGCACAGACGGCTTCACATACATGG GCGATGCTGTGGTCGTTTACACTGACGGTTGCTGCTCGGCTAATGGAAAGCGTGGCGCCCGAGCCGGCATTGGAGTGTACTGGGGCCACAACCACCCact AAATGTTGCAGAGCGGCTGCAGGGAAGACAAACCAATCAGCGTGCAGAAATACAG GCAGCCTGCAAAGCGCTGGAACAAGCCAAACAACACAGCATAAAGAAGCTGGTTCTTTACACAGACAGCAAGTTTACGATCAACG gtgtGACCAGCTGGGTGAAGAACTGGAAGCTGAATAACTGGAGGCTGAAATCTGGAGGTCCTGTTATCAACAAAGAAGACTTTGTGAAGCTGGACAGACTGAATGCAGAGCTGGAGGTGGTCTGG ATGCATATTCCAGGTCACGCCGGCTACAAAGGCAACGAGGAGGCCGACAGACTGTCGAGACAAGGAGCAGTGAAGCCTTTAGAGGAGCAGCATGAAGACGAAGACGACTATGATTAA
- the rnaseh1 gene encoding ribonuclease H1 isoform X1, which translates to MFRLTGFFRVARRTVCSAVDDMAKGKFFYAVRKGFKPGVYTSWDECKSQVDKFPSASFKKFASEKDAWAFIRGVELSAPPEKNEVAQNVEQAVTLLPKRGPEPLEYIPLGKKRCHSDEKAESRPKRVKQSESSSSESTDGFTYMGDAVVVYTDGCCSANGKRGARAGIGVYWGHNHPLNVAERLQGRQTNQRAEIQAACKALEQAKQHSIKKLVLYTDSKFTINGVTSWVKNWKLNNWRLKSGGPVINKEDFVKLDRLNAELEVVWMHIPGHAGYKGNEEADRLSRQGAVKPLEEQHEDEDDYD; encoded by the exons ATGTTTAGACTGACTGGCTTTTTCAGAGTAGCACGCAGGACCGTTTGCAGTGCCGTCGACGACATGGCGAAGGGGAAGTTTTTCTACGCAGTAAGGAAGGGCTTCAAACCAGGAGTGTACACATCATG GGATGAATGTAAGAGCCAGGTGGACAAATTTCCATCTGCTTCTTTCAAGAAGTTTGCGTCAGAGAAAGACGCCTGGGCGTTCATCAGAGGAGTCGAACTTTCGGCACCGCCAGAGAAGAACGAAG TGGCTCAAAATGTGGAGCAGGCTGTTACTTTGCTTCCCAAACGAGGCCCGGAGCCTCTGGAGTACATCCCTCTTGGCAAGAAGAGATGTCACTCAGACGAGAAGGCGGAATCTCGTCCCAAACGAGTCAAACAGTCAGAAAGTTCGTCTTCAGAAAGCACAGACGGCTTCACATACATGG GCGATGCTGTGGTCGTTTACACTGACGGTTGCTGCTCGGCTAATGGAAAGCGTGGCGCCCGAGCCGGCATTGGAGTGTACTGGGGCCACAACCACCCact AAATGTTGCAGAGCGGCTGCAGGGAAGACAAACCAATCAGCGTGCAGAAATACAG GCAGCCTGCAAAGCGCTGGAACAAGCCAAACAACACAGCATAAAGAAGCTGGTTCTTTACACAGACAGCAAGTTTACGATCAACG gtgtGACCAGCTGGGTGAAGAACTGGAAGCTGAATAACTGGAGGCTGAAATCTGGAGGTCCTGTTATCAACAAAGAAGACTTTGTGAAGCTGGACAGACTGAATGCAGAGCTGGAGGTGGTCTGG ATGCATATTCCAGGTCACGCCGGCTACAAAGGCAACGAGGAGGCCGACAGACTGTCGAGACAAGGAGCAGTGAAGCCTTTAGAGGAGCAGCATGAAGACGAAGACGACTATGATTAA